Part of the Gemmatimonadota bacterium genome, ATCAGCAATCTCGTCCCGTCATCGAGTCCATCCCGTGAAAAAACGCCCGCACGGGTTTCAATGCTATATGGACTGCCCGGCAAATCGCACAGTTCAAATGTCATTCGATTCTCAACCGGTGCCTGACAAGGATCATCTTGCTTCTTAGTCGCGCTATAAATTTCCACTCTGCCCACGCGCCCTGCACGTCTGCTATTGCCAAAAACCGCTTGCAAATACGCGACATAACTTCTAATGCCGCGATTGCGCTGGCCCGCCAGATAAAGTGCGCCGCCCATTTCAAGTGCCTGAAAGCCCTGATCAATCCATTCAAATACCTGTCCCTTGGCAGACCTTTGGGCGGGTTTGTAAAATACGACACGCGCGTCGGAAATCACCTGTGCCGGCATTGCACTGAGCACCCCGTTTATCCGAAGTGCTTCTGTTTTTTGCACAGCGCGAATATCCTCCCCCACAAAAGTCACCCGGGCACCTGTTTCCCGCAAGCATTCGAGACAGTCTCCCTCCCAGCCGAGATCCAAGACCTGAGTCCTGGCCTGCAAATCTGCTGCTGCAACAAATGCCTCGCGCGCTTGTGTGTCCTTTGGCTTTATCACTCGTAAGTGCCTCTGCCACAATATTGAACAGGATTCATATTCCATTTTCCATCAAATGAAACACCTGATGGTTTTGTATGTTCTAACAATTCTCTACGACTCTGCCCGCGCTTTAATACTCGCATAAGAATTGGACTCATTAACATCGGTTTCGACAGGCAAATTGGAATCGCGCCATCCCACCACGACGAGAACGCCATTTTCGACTTTTCCGCCAAAGCCGCCCTGAACATTGGCCAAATTTGAATACCCCAACCGCGCCATCAAATCCGCAGCCATCTGAGAACGCATCCCGCTCTGACAGCCACAAAAAATGGGCTGTTCTTTATCGGGCAGTGTTTTTTGCACAACAGTCAAAAAATCGGGATTTGGTACCATTCCCGCCGGGCCGGGAACTGCAATGGGGATATTGATAGCGCCTTCGGGATGCCCCTGGGCAAATTCCATTTCCGTGCGCACATCGAGATATACCGAATTTCCCGCTTCATCCATCGCGACTTTTGTTTCTCCGGGTTCAAACTGTTTAACTGCCATATTAACACTCCAAATATTGAGGTGATTATTTCTGAAATATATCGCGTACAAAAATAAATAAAATCATAGGGCAGGCAAGTCCTGAATCTCATTTGGCATTTACGGTGTTTCAGTTCTTTACTCTTGTTACTGGATATATTACTTTGGATTTCGATACGTAAAATACGTTTACAGGAGGACCATAGAAATGGCCAAAGAAAACACACTGAGAGTCGCCATTGCGGGCTGCCACCGCATGCTGCTACACGATTTGACCCATCACAATTTTGCCGCGGCTTTTCGAGCCATTCCGGAAACTGAGATCGTTGGTGTATTCGATTACGGCGCGGAAACGCGAGCGGAATTTGTCACCTGCTGGCAAGACGTTTGGGGCGATATCCCAACCTTTGGTAACTATGAACACATGCTCAAAGAAATTAAACCAGATGTAATCTGCATTGCAACACGCCAGACCATGCACGCCGATCAGATCGAAGGCGCTGCCGCAGCAGGCGTTCGGGGTATTCTCTGCGACAAGCCTCTGGCTACAACCCTTGCGGAAATGGATCGCATTATATCTGCGTGTGCGGACATCCCCCTCTGCTTTGGCCTTGACCGGCGCTGGTCTCTCCCCTATCGCCACCTTCGCGAGAACATGAGCGATCTGATCGGAACCATCACGAGTCTCGTCGCTTATGGACTGCCCAACACCATCAACCACGGTTGTCATTGGTACGACGCCTTGCTGGGGCTACTGGGCGATCCCGAACCCTTATGGGTCAGTGGTCTGATTGAACACGGCGATTCAGACGATGAACGCCGCAAACTCGACCCGCCTGCACGTGCCCAAATTGGTCTGGATAACGATGTAGTCGCCTATATCACAATGGATGGCGGCAAAGGCCCCAGTTTTCAAATCACTGGAACAAAAGGTCATTTATCCATCTTCTCTGACGCAACGCATGCCCATCTCTATCGAGAAAATACTTACCAACGCCTCAGCCTTCCCACAGACGAAGACTCATGGCCGACGGGACCTGCAATGGTGCGCGATCTCGTGCAAGCTATCGAAACGGGTGATCGCACGGCCTGTGACATCCATCATGCGCTCAGAGCCACAGAGATCGGATTTGCCATCCACCACTCCTCAAAGCAAAGGGGCGTGAAAATCGCCCTGTCAGATGTGGACCGATTTCTACGAGTGGAATCATTCCCCTGGGGAAATGAACCAAATACACCTGGATAAACAGTTTTAACACTTTTACACGCAGCTCTAAGGAGATCCCCAATGTCAGACCCTATGAACATTGTCGTCATCGTAGCCGATACATTTCGCACATCATTCCTGGGTGCTTATGGAAACGACTGGATCCACACGCCAAATCTCGACCAATTTGCCCAAGAAGGCGTGCGCTTCACCAATGCCCATCCCGAGTGTCTGCCCACCATCCCGACGCGGCGAACCCTTCACACCGGGTGCCGAGCCTTCCCCTTCAAAGACTATACCCCCGTTCCCTGGGACAATGTCTATATCGCCGGATGGCAGCCCATGTCGGGTGATGAAGGTACAATCGCCGAAGCCCTCGTGCAGGCTGGTTATCACACCGGATTCTTTGCCGATGTCCCCCATTACTTTGTCCCTGGAATGAATTTTACGCGGGGCTTTCGCCAATGGGAATTCATTCGCGGCCAGGCAGAGGACCGCTATCGCGCCATAGCCGCAGCAGACCCGGCATTGATCGAATGTTACAAGCTCAGAAAAGGACAAGCCGAGAACCTGATCCGCGCCCATCTGGTCAATGTGCAACCCCAGCGTCCCGAAGAGACATGGCCTGCAGCGAGGACGTTTCGCGCTGCCATTGAGTTCCTCGAGCAAAACGCTTCAAACACGCCCTTTTACCTCTACGTCGATAGCTTCACCCCCCACGAAACCTGGGAAGCCCCGCTCCATTACTACGACCTGTATGGTAGCCGCGAAAATAGAGTACCCATCTGTCTCAATGTACCTTATGGTCCCTTGAACGCCAATCCCGACTACGAAGATCGGCTCACTTCTATTCGCGCCAATTATGCCGGACTCGTTACAATGGTGGATACCTGGTTTGGACGATTGGTCGATACAATCGACAGAGTGGGCTTGCGGGACAATACCATGGTCATTTTTCTCAGCGACCACGGCACAAATTTCGCCGACAATACCGAAGGCATAATCGGCAAACCCGCAGACTACATGTATCCGGGCACCATGTGCATTCCGATGATCTTGCGACACCCACAAAACAAAGGTGCCGGAAGCATATCCGACGACTTTGTCTATACCCTCGATATACCCGCAACAGTGCTCGACATTTCCGGCGTCTCACCGATTGGAGAAATCGACGGACAGAGCTTACTACCCATCGTTGAATCCTCGGGAACCTTCAGTGAGCGAGACTATCTAACATGCCGCTACGGCAATTCCGTCTGGTACAAAGACCAGACCACATGGTTCTTTTCTCAGGCGGACTTTTCTGGGCCTCGCGTCTTCGACCTGGCATCAGACCCGGACTGCACCCAGAACATTGCCGAAAGATCCGCAGATAGAATCGCACGGGCAAAACACCGTATTCTCGAAGATGCCAGCGGCGAAATTCCCATCTACCAACGCCAAAACTCCACCGATGCACTGGGACGCCCGGAATTTACTGTATGAGGGATCTATAAATGTTACCAATCTGAAAACGGAATATTGTGTCCCTGCCCGGGAAACCAGATCATATCGATGACAAACGAAGTACCTGCCCCCATAAAATGCCCGAGAATCAGACCGATAAAAAAGGGTCGCGCTGTCCGATACGCCTGGGCACCGCCAATTCTGAGAATAATAGCTTTGGCAAACCACGCCAGAAAAATTGGGAGAACGACATATCGCACGGGACCCACTGGACCAGCGGCAAATCCAAGAGGGTGAAAAGGGAAACCGGGAAAGCGATAGCGCACAAACATCAGGAGCAAAGTAAATGCCGCCCCGCCCGACAAAAAACCGATCAACTCCCAATTTCTGCCCCACGGATCCTTCGACTTCTTGACCAGATCATCCCAGGGCCAGCGCGCCAGTTCACCGGTAAAAATTCCACCGTAATTGGCGGCACCATTCACATAGCCCATATAAATCGTGTACAAAAATGTGGCAAACACGCCCACACCCATCGCCAGGATCAGAACCCAGAGCAAGCGTCGCCTATTCGTCTGGATGGTATCGAATAACTTTGTCGAATGCCCCAGCGCGGGCATAATCGTCGTCTTGATATCGCTACACCACGAATGAGAGATAGCGACAGAAACGAGCGTGCGCGATGCTAAAGAATCAATACCGAGCATGATCGATGCAAAAATTTGCGGACACATCGCTGCGCGAAGCGAAATCAACCCGGCCTCTGCAATCAGACGGGTTTGTCCCAAATACATCACCAGCACGCCAAAAAGGAACAGCGGGATAAACTTCAACTCCATTCCCGTCTTATAATGCCACACCGCAAGGTAAATCGCACTCCCAATCAATCCAAATGCGGCAGTGCGATAAGACATAATCTCGCCTGAGTCATCTACTTCTGAATCATTGTAAAACGCCTTGCGAAATACATTTTTCAGATGTTCCCGCCCCATCCAGAATCCGACGAGAACAATCACAATAATTGCACCGTGCGATTGCGCCCCAATCGAAAGCGGATTCGTAGAGTATTCGTCAAAAATGGCCTCCTTATAACCCAATCGGTTGAAAAGGCCCATTTCCATTGTGGTAAAAAAGTTGAAA contains:
- a CDS encoding Gfo/Idh/MocA family oxidoreductase, with the protein product MAKENTLRVAIAGCHRMLLHDLTHHNFAAAFRAIPETEIVGVFDYGAETRAEFVTCWQDVWGDIPTFGNYEHMLKEIKPDVICIATRQTMHADQIEGAAAAGVRGILCDKPLATTLAEMDRIISACADIPLCFGLDRRWSLPYRHLRENMSDLIGTITSLVAYGLPNTINHGCHWYDALLGLLGDPEPLWVSGLIEHGDSDDERRKLDPPARAQIGLDNDVVAYITMDGGKGPSFQITGTKGHLSIFSDATHAHLYRENTYQRLSLPTDEDSWPTGPAMVRDLVQAIETGDRTACDIHHALRATEIGFAIHHSSKQRGVKIALSDVDRFLRVESFPWGNEPNTPG
- a CDS encoding sulfatase; its protein translation is MSDPMNIVVIVADTFRTSFLGAYGNDWIHTPNLDQFAQEGVRFTNAHPECLPTIPTRRTLHTGCRAFPFKDYTPVPWDNVYIAGWQPMSGDEGTIAEALVQAGYHTGFFADVPHYFVPGMNFTRGFRQWEFIRGQAEDRYRAIAAADPALIECYKLRKGQAENLIRAHLVNVQPQRPEETWPAARTFRAAIEFLEQNASNTPFYLYVDSFTPHETWEAPLHYYDLYGSRENRVPICLNVPYGPLNANPDYEDRLTSIRANYAGLVTMVDTWFGRLVDTIDRVGLRDNTMVIFLSDHGTNFADNTEGIIGKPADYMYPGTMCIPMILRHPQNKGAGSISDDFVYTLDIPATVLDISGVSPIGEIDGQSLLPIVESSGTFSERDYLTCRYGNSVWYKDQTTWFFSQADFSGPRVFDLASDPDCTQNIAERSADRIARAKHRILEDASGEIPIYQRQNSTDALGRPEFTV
- a CDS encoding rhodanese-like domain-containing protein — its product is MAVKQFEPGETKVAMDEAGNSVYLDVRTEMEFAQGHPEGAINIPIAVPGPAGMVPNPDFLTVVQKTLPDKEQPIFCGCQSGMRSQMAADLMARLGYSNLANVQGGFGGKVENGVLVVVGWRDSNLPVETDVNESNSYASIKARAES
- a CDS encoding methyltransferase — translated: MIKPKDTQAREAFVAAADLQARTQVLDLGWEGDCLECLRETGARVTFVGEDIRAVQKTEALRINGVLSAMPAQVISDARVVFYKPAQRSAKGQVFEWIDQGFQALEMGGALYLAGQRNRGIRSYVAYLQAVFGNSRRAGRVGRVEIYSATKKQDDPCQAPVENRMTFELCDLPGSPYSIETRAGVFSRDGLDDGTRLLIDCMKVRPADHVLDWGCGWGALGMVAARLSAKGSATLIDSNIRAVSCAEENLRRNRICNAVVRVGDARIIDLCEKFDLIVSNPPFHDGNAASHPLVEGAFRALRPGGRLMLVVMRPEAYLKHIQRVFGQGEVVAQKDGYVVLEAHIGN